The genomic DNA CCGTACGCCGAGCTATGCGCACTTGCAGCAGATTCCGTCGGCGATCCGTGGCAGCCTGGTATCAGACCTTATCGTCTACCTGGGTAGTATTGATTTTGTTATGTCAGACGTGGACCGCTAATTATGCACGAGAATCAACAACCACAAACCGAGGCTTTTGAGCTGAGTGCGGCAGAGCGTGAAGCCATTGAGCACGAGAAGCACCACTACGAAGACCCGCGTGCGGCGTCCATTGAAGCGCTGAAAATCGTTCAGAAACAGCGCGGCTGGGTACCGGACGGCGCCATTTACGCTATTGCCGACGTGCTGGGTATTCCGGCGAGCGACGTCGAAGGCGTGGCGACGTTCTACAGCCAGATTTTCCGCCAGCCGGTCGGTCGTCACGTGATTCGCTACTGCGACAGCGTGGTGTGCCACATTACCGGTTACCAGGGTATTCAGGCGGCAATCGAGAAGAAGCTGAACATCAAACCGGGTCAAACCACCTTTGATGGTCGCTTCACGCTGCTGCCGACCTGCTGCCTGGGCAACTGCGACAAGGGGCCGACCATGATGATTGATGAGGACACTCACAGCCATCTGACGCCGGAAGCCATTCCTGACCTGCTGGAGCAGTATAAATAATGAAGAATATTATTCTGACTCCCGAAACCCATCCGCTGACCTGGCGTCTTCGTGACGACAAGCAGCCGGTGTGGCTGGAAGAGTATCAGGCGAAAAACGGCTATGCCGGGGCGCGAAAAGCGCTCACCGGGATGGCGCCGGACGAGATCGTCAACCAGGTAAAAGACGCTGGCCTGAAAGGGCGCGGCGGCGCGGGCTTTTCCACCGGTCTGAAGTGGAGCCTGATGCCGAAAGACGAATCCATGAATATCCGTTACCTGCTGTGTAACGCCGATGAAATGGAGCCGGGTACCTACAAAGACCGCCTGCTGATGGAACAGCTGCCGCACCTGCTGGTGGAAGGCATGCTGATCTCCGCGTTTGCCCTGAAGGCGTACCGCGGCTACATCTTCCTGCGTGGGGAATATATTGAAGCGGCGCAGCATCTGCGTAGTGCCATTGCGGAAGCCACCGAAGCGGGCCTGCTCGGGAAGAACATTCTCGGCACCGGCTTTGACTTCGAGCTGTTCGTGCACACCGGCGCCGGGCGTTATATCTGCGGTGAAGAAACCGCGCTGATTAACTCCCTCGAAGGCCGCCGCGCCAACCCGCGCTCCAAGCCGCCGTTCCCGGCAAGCTCCGGCGTATGGGGCAAACCGACCTGCGTCAACAACGTCGAAACGCTGTGTAACGTTCCGGCGATTCTGGCTAACGGCGTCGAGTGGTACCAGAACATCTCGAAAAGCAAAGATGCCGGTACCAAGCTGATGGGCTTCTCCGGCCGCGTGAAAAACCCGGGGCTGTGGGAGCTGCCGTTCGGCACGACGGCGCGTGAAATTCTCGAAGACTACGCGGGCGGCATGCGCGATGGCCTGAAGTTCAAAGCCTGGCAGCCAGGCGGCGCGGGGACCGACTTCCTGACCGAAGCGCACCTTGACCTGCCGATGGAATTCGAAAGCATCGGTAAAGCGGGCAGCCGTCTGGGGACGGCGCTGGCGATGGCCGTCGACCACGAGATTGGCATGGTGTCGCTGGTGCGTAACCTGGAAGAGTTCTTCGCCCGTGAGTCCTGCGGTTGGTGTACGCCGTGCCGCGACGGCCTGCCGTGGAGCGTGAAAATTCTGCGCGCCCTTGAAAAGGGTGAAGGCCAGCCTGGCGATATCGAGACGCTTGAGCAACTGTGTCGATTCTTAGGGCCGGGTAAAACCTTCTGCGCGCATGCGCCTGGTGCGGTTGAGCCGCTGCAGAGCGCCATTAAGTATTTCCGCGACGAATTCGAGGCAGGCATTAAGCAGCAGTTCAGCAATACCCATGCAATCAACGGGATTCAGCCGAACCTGCTTAAGACGCGCTGGTAATCTAAAGATTTATTTATTTTGGAAGCACGCTAATGGCTACGATTCATGTAGACGG from Klebsiella sp. WP3-W18-ESBL-02 includes the following:
- the nuoE gene encoding NADH-quinone oxidoreductase subunit NuoE; the protein is MHENQQPQTEAFELSAAEREAIEHEKHHYEDPRAASIEALKIVQKQRGWVPDGAIYAIADVLGIPASDVEGVATFYSQIFRQPVGRHVIRYCDSVVCHITGYQGIQAAIEKKLNIKPGQTTFDGRFTLLPTCCLGNCDKGPTMMIDEDTHSHLTPEAIPDLLEQYK
- the nuoF gene encoding NADH-quinone oxidoreductase subunit NuoF, with amino-acid sequence MKNIILTPETHPLTWRLRDDKQPVWLEEYQAKNGYAGARKALTGMAPDEIVNQVKDAGLKGRGGAGFSTGLKWSLMPKDESMNIRYLLCNADEMEPGTYKDRLLMEQLPHLLVEGMLISAFALKAYRGYIFLRGEYIEAAQHLRSAIAEATEAGLLGKNILGTGFDFELFVHTGAGRYICGEETALINSLEGRRANPRSKPPFPASSGVWGKPTCVNNVETLCNVPAILANGVEWYQNISKSKDAGTKLMGFSGRVKNPGLWELPFGTTAREILEDYAGGMRDGLKFKAWQPGGAGTDFLTEAHLDLPMEFESIGKAGSRLGTALAMAVDHEIGMVSLVRNLEEFFARESCGWCTPCRDGLPWSVKILRALEKGEGQPGDIETLEQLCRFLGPGKTFCAHAPGAVEPLQSAIKYFRDEFEAGIKQQFSNTHAINGIQPNLLKTRW